The region TACAAGATTCCAACAGTTGCAGACACCTAACAGTTTCAGACTTCAACAGATTCCGCAACTGTTTTTCAGACTAGAACAATTTCAGTAACTTTTTTGTCAGACCGTAACAGCTTCAGTAACACCCCCACTAAAGTAAACCCAAAATACCAAAATCTGAACAAAATTCAATCAAGGACGTACTACTGGTTTTCAGTCAGGAGATACAGAGGAGGAAGTAAGGGCTCTCACCAGGGGTCCCGGCCCGGAAGACGATGATCTCGAGGGTGTCGCCATAGCCGCCGTCGGGCAGGTCGACGACGAGCGGGGTCAGCCTCCCGTAGCGGCCCGCTCGGACGCACATGGCGACGTTCCGGTAGTACACGCCGGCGCCGACGAGGAACCCCAGGTCGTCCCTCAGGCGAAACGCGGACCTCCCCCTGAACCAGAACTGGCGCCAGCCTTGGCCCATGGGGTCCTCGGGGTACTGCCCGTCGTCGAGCGCCCGCACGAACCGGATCAGCCGTCCCGGCTCCAGGTCCAGGTGGATGAACAGGCCCAAGGGGAGGTATCCGTATGGGGGATGCTGCTCGCAATCAAATTTGTCAACAACAGAATTGAACTACGGTTCAAGAAGAATTCGCTGAATCGCCGAAAGCAATTCAAGTAGATGTGTCAAGAAGACGGTCGGTCATGGCGAACTCACCGGAGGCGGGGCAGGAAGGGCAGGCATGTCCTCTCTGGCGGGGATGGGCTCGACGACCCAGTACATCATGGAGCTGACGCTGTTGTCGACGCTGACGCCGGCGTTCCAGCGGATGTACCTGCCGTTGGCGCGGAGGTAGCGGCCGCCGACGTTGCGGAGCAGGACGACGTCGTCCGCGAAGCCTGACCCCACGGCCCGCCACATGATGGTCTCCACCTGCGCCGTGTCGTAGTCGCACAGCTCCGCGCGGAAGCCGCGGTGGCCGAGCCGCGACCGCGTGGTCGTGGCGGCGAGGTAGCGGCCGTAGGCGGCGCTGTGGAGGAGCAGGTACGGGCCATCGTCGCCGTGGTAGATGTGCACCGCCCACGCCGCGTTCATGGAGGCGCGGCGCTGGCCGAGGATGACGCTCTCCCCGTCGTCGGCGGCGTGGAGGTAGGTGCGCGGCACGCGGCTGCGCAGCCGCACGTGGTGCCCGTCCTGGAAGCGGTCCATCGTCGCCGGCGCTGGAGGGCCGAGGCGGTGGGCTGCTGTGCGGTGGAGGGAGGGCGGGGGTTCTTGGTTTGTTGGGGACTCCGTCACTCCGGCGAGGAAGCTGTTGGTCGACGCGGTTACGTTGGGCGCCAAGGCCAGGTATTTCAAGGTGCTTGCGGCCGTTTCATCGGCCCAACCCACATTACCCAGAAGCGTCTTTCCTCGTCCCGGACAGGCCCGCACGACACTATCACTTGtacacctcaaaaaaaaaaaactatcgCCTGTGGGCAGTTTCCTCGGGGCAGCCCACATTACCCAGAGGCGCCTCTCCCTCGACATGGAAACACTAGAAGTGTAATCCCCCGACCCCCTAGAGCCCCCGGAGGGTTCACAGAATGAGGTCTTCACCACATAGCCCCGACCCGAGATCCCATGTCCGCTTTTATCCGCTTGCAACCCGGCCAACACAACATTACGGCCGTATGTCCTTCCCCCCTTTGCCTTTTCAAAAGTGGTTACTCCCGATCCGAAGCACCCCTTTGAGGAGCAATTTGCGCGAGAACTATATCTCATTTATAGCGATATTAGCTTCTGTATCGTTGAAGGTTTCCCCTGCACTTTACAGAATGGACCAGCCCGTTTCTGTGTGCTTGTTCGCACGCTACGTTTTGCTCGTGCTATTCTTATTTTCTATTCCTTTTTCATTTTCGTCCGGTTTTCTGTTTCAtcactttttttactttttttttctcctttgttttttcattgttttcttcattttatttggtttttattagtTTTTCTTTTCTTGCATTTTCTcttcatttttcttcattttttcttttgttcctttctccatttttattgtttttctattagattttcttcttgttttttgtttctttcttagtTTCATCTTTTTTTACACTTTCTTCGGTTTTATTATTCTTTTCTTGGGGTTTCTTTGTTTTCTCATGGGTTTTCACAGTTTTCTttcgtttttttcctgtttttgggGTGTTTCTCTTGTTTCTTCATGTTTTTTTTATTCAAAGTATGTCTACACATTCATGCACATACACTACGAAACACttttatacatatttaacattttttaaatatgtgaTTAACATTTAAAGAAAATTATGTGTGATGActactttttcatacacattgtacatttgagGTATATATTAGGATCATTTttaatacatatttaacatttttgagATAATGATTATCATTTCTGTACATGATAACATTTTTATAAATTTATGTTTTTACGTTAAAAAATTTAATACATGttctacatttttcatatacaccaGAAACAATTGCACACATTTAACGTTTTTGAAATAGATGCTtagttttttttgaatatttttgtatttgatgattagttttttcatacacattgaacGTTTTTTATAGATATCAGGAACATTTGTTTAGCTAAATCCATCGACGCGGGTCCCAGTTTTCCTCTCGTCCTGGCGgctcgaaccctagccgccgccagggagaggccgatcttccaacgccactctccggcggctcccctccaccggcgacctcggtcgtcggtggtgagaggggtcgccggatccacgcgtgtggatcatTTTTACTCTCTCATAGTttaggtttttaggttgttcatcgtctttgcttcggcggcggcgatgacaatgctgaataaagattctttggatccttccctgacgaggccatcggtcctatggttggggagggatttggaaaccagtctgttcaagtaaggatggcgtggcggtggcggcatcctcgtggtggacctgtgtcctcgggctccgccgttgcgacggcgtttgctccagcgtcggcgcggagcttgggaggtagtccgggagcggatgcagattgtggtctgcatcgacgacatctggaagatggagcatgtgctgggctcgtggttggtggatggcagatatggtttcctccttcggcatTTTAGTTGTGGTGggttgccagatctggagttcgatggcgtgttcggggtgttgccccggtctgtttTGTTCAACGGTAAGggtttcacttttggtgagccaccttggaggtccgtaaagctgcatatcggcaatggagccgcgtcgagctcgggtcagGAGGTGcttcgtcattcttttcttcggtggctgctgtggtggtgccggaggcagatgacgggcgttggtgtcaagctcagagatgttctgttatcttttcagttttgtcatgtcggtctttacgtgacttgtactttgttctttatgatatgaatgagacacgtattaccatgcaaaaaaaagaacatttatttacacatggttaacatttttttaatatatgattaatttttttaatacacaatcagtatttaaaaaaatattcatctGATGTTTGCTTTTTAAATacacattttacatttttttacggcATGAACATTTTCTTTACATGTTTAGCATTTTTCAAATATTTCTTGACAACtgtttttcaaattcttgattaacTCTTTTCAAAGACATGGTCAACTTTTTTCGTACAAATAAAATATAAATTTTTTATACATAATGAAAcagtttttctatacacattttacaTTTAACAAATGctagattaacatttttcaaatgttttattAGAGGCCTTTTTGTAATATATTTGTTTTGAATATTTGGAAGTATAAAAGAAGTGGAAAAATAAaggaaaaatgaaaacaaaaaatttGAAAGAAGCAAGGTATAGCGGCGCCTAGCAATATTAAAGAGGAATATGTTGAGAATTAATGAGTTGGGTTCTTGACCTCATTGATTGTGATGAAATGGCCAAACCCCATGTGGTGGGTTGCCGCCATTGTCCCAAGCTTTGCTCGTCCATTCATTGAATTGCACCATTGCGATTGGTTGTAGAACGAGGAGACTAGGAGAAGACGAAGCAACGACATCACTTCAGTAACCTGGTTCGACGCCCTGATATTTGTGGACCTTATGTGGTTACAGTGGCGGACCCAGGCCTCGGCCAGGGGGGTGGCTGGCCGTTGCTTCGTTGGATGTAGGCACAGCTACAGTATTTTTCACTGTTTCACACTGTACATATGTTGTTTGCCTGGGGCGTCACTTTTACCTGGGATTGCTACTGTGTGGTTGTACCCTTGCACATGCTCAAGACCATCTTGAGCATCATCGATGTCGATAAGAATAGGTCACGCTGAGTTGGTGATCAAAGGTATTTATGAAACATCATTTTGCCATACTTTGTTGAGTGTATGGCATCCATTGCTATAAGGTCAGCATAAATAATCCGCGCTACATTATGTCTCAACTACTAACCATCAACACGCCTGATATAATGTTGTCTCAACAAAGATAGCACAACATTATAGTTTATGCAACAGTGTCTAAATAGTCAGACATGCATGTTATGAACCAGATATTATTTCATACAAAGTAAAGAAAACGCATGAGGGGGCGCCTAGCTACATATCCCTCCCAGGAAAAAAAAATCACCACCTAAGCGAGAGGAGCAACATGGATTCAATGAGCTAATAGTTGATATGGCACACGCtgacgtgcgcgcacacacaccctAGGATTATATGCTAGATCTACACACTCTAAAACACTCCAACGGGTTCTATAGATATTTCATGATAGTGTTTAAGATACTTATTAACACATGATACATAAAAAGTGTAAACTCATCTTTTGGAGTAAAATGATTATATTGGTTTTGTTAGATTTATTATGAAATTCATTATAAGACAAGATTTTCATAAACaacctaaaataattaaaataacatGTTTTACAAAAGAAAATGTGATTCACTTTAGCACTAGAAATGCATTTGTAGTGATAAGTAGTAGAAATAATTTTTAACATAATATATACATAGGCATGTTTACATTCTTAATGCTACTATTTATACCTAAatgctacttcctccgtcccataatgtaagacattttttgacactacactaatgtgaaaaaacgtcttacattatgggacggagggagtactatt is a window of Triticum dicoccoides isolate Atlit2015 ecotype Zavitan chromosome 2B, WEW_v2.0, whole genome shotgun sequence DNA encoding:
- the LOC119367154 gene encoding uncharacterized protein LOC119367154, producing the protein MDRFQDGHHVRLRSRVPRTYLHAADDGESVILGQRRASMNAAWAVHIYHGDDGPYLLLHSAAYGRYLAATTTRSRLGHRGFRAELCDYDTAQVETIMWRAVGSGFADDVVLLRNVGGRYLRANGRYIRWNAGVSVDNSVSSMMYWVVEPIPAREDMPALPAPPPHPPYGYLPLGLFIHLDLEPGRLIRFVRALDDGQYPEDPMGQGWRQFWFRGRSAFRLRDDLGFLVGAGVYYRNVAMCVRAGRYGRLTPLVVDLPDGGYGDTLEIIVFRAGTPAYNELRHPDVNAE